The Nocardia sp. NBC_01503 sequence GGCCCGGTCTCGCGTGGTAGCCCTTGGCGTCCTTGCGATTTCGGCCGTGCTGTCGGTCTGGGGAATCTACGAAGCCAGGCGTATTCCCCGCGTCGAGACCGTGGAAGTCGCCATTCCGAAACTGGCCCCCGGTCTCGACGGCCTGCGCATGGTCGTGGTCACCGACACCCACTACGCCGCCACCGACCGGCTGCGCTGGTCGGAGCGCGTAGTCGAGATCGTCAACGAACTACGCCCCGATATCGCCTGCCACGCAGGCGATCTGGCCGACGGCTCGGTGGCCGCCCGCCGCGCTCAAGTCGACCCGCTCGGCAAGGTGAACGCGGAGTTCGGCCGCTTCTACATCACCGGCAACCATGAATACTTCGGCGACGCCGCCGGCTGGATCGAGCATATGGAAGGTCTCGGCTGGCAGCCCCTGCGCAACCAGCACGAGATCATCGAACGCAATGGCGACCGCCTCATCATGGCGGGTATCGACGACCCCACCGGCACCTCGCTCGCGGGCCACGGCCCGAACCTCCCCGCCGCACTCGCCGGCGCGGACCCCGAGCTGCCGGTAATCCTGCTGGCCCACCAGCCCAAACAAATCGCCGACGCGGTGGAAGGCGGTGTCGCCCTACAGATCTCAGGCCACACCCACGGCGGCCAGATCTGGCCCTTCCGCTATCTGGTCCGCCTCGACCAGCCCGTCGTAGCGGGCCTGAGCCGCCACGGCGAAACCCAGCTCTACACCAGCCGGGGAACGGGCTTCTGGGGTCCGCAGCTCCGCGTCTTCGCCCCCAGTGAGATCACCGTCCTGATCCTGCGCACCCCCTGACCCCACCGCTCGCGAGCGAGCGCGGCCATCGATGGTTGCCGAGCTGTAGCCGGGGTATCTCGCGGTGAAAACCTGCGTGTCGCAGCCATTCTGAGGGTAACTTGCCCGGTCATGGCCGACTCGCCGTCCAATCCGCATGACGCCTACTTCCGTCAGGTGCTGGCCCGCCCGGCTGACGCCGCCAGTGAGTTACGCACGATGCTCCCGAAGGCGGTTGCTGCGCGGTTGGATTGGGACACGCTGGTGTTGCAGCCCTGCAGCTTCGTCTCCCAGCATTTGCGTTCCCGATACAGCGACCTGCTCTTTCGAACCCGCCTGGACGGGCACGAGGCGTACATCTATCTGCTGGTCGAGCATC is a genomic window containing:
- a CDS encoding metallophosphoesterase; this encodes MNRIPRQALMLVIPALLFLVPWWVLVFTTTSGAVFWALSALFVLGYIGLPTAMFTGHGPRQSDTAALIGDTALGVMWVLFSWSVIGAVVRTVLILAGVDDPARSRVVALGVLAISAVLSVWGIYEARRIPRVETVEVAIPKLAPGLDGLRMVVVTDTHYAATDRLRWSERVVEIVNELRPDIACHAGDLADGSVAARRAQVDPLGKVNAEFGRFYITGNHEYFGDAAGWIEHMEGLGWQPLRNQHEIIERNGDRLIMAGIDDPTGTSLAGHGPNLPAALAGADPELPVILLAHQPKQIADAVEGGVALQISGHTHGGQIWPFRYLVRLDQPVVAGLSRHGETQLYTSRGTGFWGPQLRVFAPSEITVLILRTP